From Candidatus Cloacimonadota bacterium, one genomic window encodes:
- a CDS encoding winged helix-turn-helix domain-containing protein, with product MLEGLFGSIYKERILMFIFCREQGYAREMAAFYDIALTPIINQLKNLESGSVVFAQSQGRTKIYKLNPRYPFLQELKNLLEKALQFYPQDLKKKLLYNRRRPRKSNKPL from the coding sequence ATGTTAGAGGGTTTATTCGGTTCGATCTATAAGGAAAGAATACTGATGTTTATTTTTTGCCGTGAACAAGGATATGCACGAGAGATGGCGGCATTTTACGATATTGCCCTTACACCAATTATCAATCAACTGAAAAATCTTGAATCCGGTAGTGTGGTATTTGCTCAGTCACAAGGTAGAACCAAGATCTACAAATTAAATCCACGTTATCCATTTTTACAGGAGTTAAAAAATTTGCTGGAAAAAGCATTACAATTTTATCCACAGGATTTGAAAAAAAAATTACTTTACAACCGACGTCGTCCTCGTAAGAGCAATAAACCGTTATGA
- the acpS gene encoding holo-ACP synthase: MIAGTGIDLVEVGRIIQELEKHGKSFVKKIFTKAEIEYCEQKTNIAIRAQHYAGRFAAKEAFFKAIGTGWRGGIHWNDVEVINDQLGKPGLNLNGKAVEIIEKMEVNSIHISISHTKNTAIAIVILEN; this comes from the coding sequence ATGATAGCAGGCACAGGAATTGATCTTGTAGAAGTCGGTAGAATTATACAAGAGTTGGAAAAGCACGGAAAAAGTTTCGTAAAAAAAATTTTTACTAAAGCTGAAATCGAATACTGTGAGCAGAAAACAAATATCGCAATTCGCGCCCAGCATTATGCCGGTAGGTTTGCTGCAAAGGAAGCATTTTTCAAAGCAATCGGGACTGGTTGGAGAGGTGGAATCCACTGGAATGATGTGGAAGTAATCAATGACCAACTTGGTAAACCCGGCTTAAATCTAAATGGGAAAGCGGTGGAAATTATCGAAAAGATGGAAGTGAATTCAATTCACATCTCAATTTCTCACACAAAAAATACTGCTATTGCAATTGTAATTTTAGAAAATTAA
- a CDS encoding L-threonine 3-dehydrogenase: MKKILVLGAAGQIGSELVPELRKIYGKTNVVASDIKTDVPEILKDGPYEIADCLDQIRIAEVITHYKIDTVYNLVALLSAVGEKEPQLSWKVNMGTLNNLLELAKDFEFALFTPSSIGAFGNSTPHNNTPQDTIMRPNSIYGVTKVSGELLADYYHQKYGVDTRGVRYPGIISNVTLPGGGTTDYAVEIYYEALKNKKFTCNLKSGTYLDMMYMPDCIRAAIEVMEADPNKLIHRNCFNVAAMSFEPEQIAAEIRKHIPEFTIDYEIDEVRQAIAESWPNKMDDTVARKEWDWKHEYDLHRMTEDMLEVLGKKIK; encoded by the coding sequence ATGAAAAAAATTTTAGTGCTCGGAGCAGCTGGACAAATTGGTTCGGAACTTGTCCCTGAACTTCGGAAAATTTATGGAAAAACCAATGTGGTAGCGTCAGATATTAAAACCGATGTTCCGGAAATTCTCAAAGACGGTCCCTATGAAATAGCAGACTGTCTCGATCAGATTAGAATAGCAGAAGTGATTACTCATTATAAGATTGACACGGTTTATAATCTCGTGGCACTTCTTTCTGCAGTCGGCGAAAAAGAACCGCAACTCTCTTGGAAAGTGAATATGGGAACCCTAAACAATTTGCTGGAGTTAGCAAAAGATTTTGAATTCGCACTCTTTACACCAAGTTCAATCGGGGCATTCGGCAACTCCACCCCGCACAACAACACACCTCAGGATACAATAATGCGTCCCAATTCAATTTATGGTGTTACGAAAGTGAGCGGAGAATTGCTTGCCGATTATTATCATCAAAAATACGGAGTTGATACGCGTGGAGTTCGCTATCCGGGTATCATCTCTAATGTAACTCTTCCCGGTGGTGGAACTACAGATTATGCTGTAGAAATTTATTATGAAGCATTGAAGAATAAAAAATTCACCTGCAACCTGAAATCAGGCACTTACCTTGATATGATGTATATGCCGGATTGTATTCGGGCAGCAATCGAAGTTATGGAAGCTGATCCCAACAAGTTGATTCACAGAAATTGTTTTAACGTCGCGGCAATGAGTTTTGAACCGGAACAAATCGCTGCAGAAATTCGCAAACACATTCCCGAATTCACCATTGACTATGAAATTGATGAAGTCCGCCAAGCAATCGCAGAAAGCTGGCCTAATAAAATGGATGACACAGTAGCTCGCAAAGAGTGGGATTGGAAACACGAATATGACCTTCATAGAATGACGGAAGATATGCTCGAAGTTTTGGGAAAGAAAATAAAATAA
- the acsA gene encoding acetate--CoA ligase: MMSNIGSYDDRIKDFDWSIAERDLNYKDGDLLNIGWYCSDRICEQGKANKTALIWEGFGNKKKQYTFNDARLASNTIGKFLRDLGVENEDRVCLFMDKIPELYFSFLGILKIGAIAQPLFSAFGDESLFVRMENAKTKAIITQKKHVGKVRRIIEKMPYLEHIIVVDDKGKKPLKEREVAFSLEKAAPVENLEIYPTKAESPSVLHYTSGTTGQPKGVKHVHYSLISQYLTTKWVLDLQDDDVYWCTADPGWVTGTSYGIIGPWSLGVTQCVLDTGFSAKNWYKFIEKNKVTVWYSAPTAIRSLMKAGDEIIKEYDLSSLRHLASVGEPLNAEAVIWSGKVFGHQFLDSYWQTETGSIMLTNYPEMKIKPGSMGKPFPGITATVVDPETIEPITEQGKIGLIAFKPGWPAMMRTYWENEEQYKSKFVNGWYLPGDRSTIDKDGYFWFVGRDDDVINTGGHLVSPFEVESALLEHEAIAESAVVSKPDEVNMEVVKAFVTLKPGFEESPQLELKIMNFIRKKLSPLAMPQEIEYMESLPKTRSGKIMRRLLHAKEWGEELGDVSGMDDD, translated from the coding sequence ATGATGTCAAATATTGGTTCGTATGATGATAGAATTAAGGACTTTGATTGGTCAATCGCAGAAAGAGACCTGAATTATAAGGATGGAGATTTGCTCAATATCGGTTGGTATTGTTCCGATCGAATTTGTGAGCAAGGAAAAGCAAATAAAACCGCACTAATTTGGGAAGGATTTGGTAATAAGAAGAAACAATATACTTTCAATGACGCAAGACTGGCAAGCAACACTATTGGCAAATTCTTGCGAGATTTGGGAGTTGAAAATGAAGATCGGGTTTGTCTTTTTATGGACAAGATCCCAGAACTTTATTTCAGTTTTCTCGGCATTTTGAAAATCGGTGCGATCGCACAACCGTTGTTTTCTGCATTTGGTGATGAATCACTATTTGTGAGAATGGAAAATGCAAAAACCAAAGCGATCATTACTCAGAAAAAGCATGTTGGTAAAGTTCGCAGAATCATCGAAAAAATGCCTTATTTGGAGCATATTATTGTGGTTGACGATAAGGGCAAAAAACCTTTGAAAGAACGAGAAGTTGCTTTCTCGCTGGAAAAAGCAGCACCGGTAGAAAATTTGGAAATCTATCCGACAAAAGCAGAATCTCCTTCGGTACTGCACTACACTTCAGGAACAACAGGACAGCCAAAGGGAGTAAAACACGTTCACTATTCGCTGATTTCACAATATCTTACTACAAAATGGGTGCTTGACCTTCAGGATGATGACGTCTATTGGTGCACAGCCGATCCCGGTTGGGTAACCGGCACCTCTTATGGAATCATCGGACCATGGAGTTTGGGAGTAACTCAATGCGTGTTAGATACCGGATTTTCTGCTAAAAATTGGTACAAATTTATCGAAAAAAATAAAGTAACAGTTTGGTATTCCGCACCAACTGCAATTCGCTCTTTGATGAAAGCCGGCGATGAAATTATAAAAGAATATGATCTTTCTTCTCTGAGACATCTCGCGAGTGTGGGCGAACCGCTAAATGCAGAAGCCGTTATCTGGTCTGGAAAAGTGTTCGGACATCAATTTCTTGATTCATATTGGCAAACGGAAACCGGCTCAATTATGCTTACGAATTATCCGGAAATGAAGATCAAACCCGGTTCGATGGGAAAACCCTTCCCGGGTATCACGGCAACCGTGGTTGATCCGGAGACTATTGAACCTATCACGGAGCAAGGAAAGATCGGTTTGATCGCATTCAAACCGGGCTGGCCCGCAATGATGAGAACTTATTGGGAAAATGAGGAACAATACAAATCGAAATTCGTGAACGGATGGTATCTTCCGGGAGATCGTTCAACAATTGATAAAGATGGCTATTTCTGGTTTGTCGGTCGAGATGATGATGTCATCAACACCGGGGGGCATCTTGTAAGCCCATTTGAAGTGGAATCAGCCTTGCTTGAGCATGAAGCGATCGCAGAATCTGCTGTTGTATCAAAACCGGATGAAGTCAACATGGAAGTTGTGAAAGCATTTGTTACTCTAAAACCCGGATTTGAAGAAAGTCCTCAGCTCGAACTGAAAATAATGAATTTCATTCGTAAAAAATTATCACCTCTCGCAATGCCTCAAGAAATCGAATATATGGAATCACTTCCCAAAACGAGAAGTGGAAAAATTATGCGCCGCCTTCTCCATGCAAAAGAATGGGGAGAAGAACTCGGCGATGTATCGGGAATGGATGATGATTAA
- a CDS encoding acyl carrier protein, whose protein sequence is MEEMKDVILEYVIDEYVEDEDEEVGYDTPLISGGLVDSFSMVSLKRFLETEYDISIPDDKASPEAFDSVNSIVKLVKEFTQ, encoded by the coding sequence ATGGAAGAAATGAAAGATGTAATTTTGGAATACGTGATTGATGAATATGTGGAAGATGAAGACGAGGAAGTTGGTTACGACACACCTCTTATATCCGGCGGTCTCGTAGATTCATTTTCAATGGTTTCATTAAAAAGATTCTTGGAAACAGAATATGATATTTCAATTCCGGATGATAAAGCTAGCCCCGAAGCTTTTGATTCCGTAAATAGTATCGTAAAATTAGTTAAAGAATTTACTCAATAG